Part of the candidate division WOR-3 bacterium genome is shown below.
ACGCGGTGAACTCGGATACATGGTCGCGAAGGAGAGTTGGAACCGCGGCTACTGCACTGAGGCGGCCCGGGCAATGATGAGCTTTGGCTTCAGCACTCTCGGTCTCGACCGCATCCAGGCAGGGCACTTCCCGCGCAACCCGGCGTCCGGCCGCGTTATGCAGAAGCTGGGCATGACGCGGGAAGGAGTGCTCCGGCAATATGTCAGCAATCGAGGAACCCGCGAGGACATCGTCATGTATGCCATACTCCGCTCCGAGTTCGAAGCCAGCGAAAGGAAGCCGTAGACACCATGGCCAGCCGCTCGGCACCGGTAATCATCCAGCTGGTCATCACCTACTTAGTAGTCGCATTCATAGTCCGCGCAATCCGCCGGGCACGCAAGGCGGACAGGCCTCCCTCTGAACCCTCTCGTGGAGACCTCTCTTCTGTGCCCGGTGTCGCACTCCCCACCCATCGTCCCACATCTGCAGCACCTCCGCGTCCCGGTGGGTTCCGTCGCGAGCAACGGACGTACAATGGCGTGGTCTGGCAGCTGGTTCACCGGCCCCACCGCGACCTCTCCCACGCGGCCTCGCGCACGCCCATCGACGAAATCTACGTCGAAGAGCCGCCGCGCTGCCCGAAGTGCGGCCTGGGCGTCATCGAGACTCATGCATGGCTGGGCTACAGGTGGTCCTGCCCGGAGTGCGGCACGCGCTCGCGCAGCCAGGCCAGCATCGAACAGACAGCCCGCAT
Proteins encoded:
- a CDS encoding GNAT family N-acetyltransferase — translated: MDSGLPVIETARLTLRPFSLADAGRAQQMCNDWEIASTTLAIPHPYPDGAAEQWISTHADSFRQGTDVILAITLRPGGQVIGSVGLSVNKNHGRGELGYMVAKESWNRGYCTEAARAMMSFGFSTLGLDRIQAGHFPRNPASGRVMQKLGMTREGVLRQYVSNRGTREDIVMYAILRSEFEASERKP